Within the Erigeron canadensis isolate Cc75 chromosome 6, C_canadensis_v1, whole genome shotgun sequence genome, the region AATTTTAGTAACCATATATATTTGACACACCAGTCATTAGAAAATTTAAAGAGTTTGAACAAAACATGCTACAAGTCAACCCAAACCTCACCTGAATCACCCATAGAAATGTAAAACTCGTTTTAACCCATTATTTGACCCACCCATATTGGTATCTCtaactataattataaaagtacaAATTTTGACTAACATCAATCTCGTTGGGCGGGATATCAACAATACTGGCATCTTGAAGCAGACCATTTTCTTCTAAATCTACATTTTGAGGAGCAGAAAGTTCAGCAAGAGGTAACCGCACAATCCTGgggcaacaagaaggttttggaacATCAATATCACAGAATGCGAACAAAGTTTTGTATGTTCAAAATCAAGTGGCTCCTAATATATTTGACGAATGATGATATACCTTTTGTTAATTTCATCACCGAAGTTGAACATTCTTACTATCTCAATGGAATGGGGAGAAGCTCCACGATAGGTGCTGCACACATAACCGGTACCTGTTAAATGCAAAACATTATATTATCAGACAAAGGAATTAAATACATTTCTTGAATAATTTGGGAGGATTATGTATATCATTCAACCAAATTTGAATTTTTCAGATCAGAGTAGGATGGTGGTGTCCAACTTGtctaattatttatatgtatatacgaCTATACGAGGGTGTAAGGGTCATTATTCAACTTGGCCAAATTAGATAATATTTTAAAGGCAAGAAAACTGCTAGACAATATGTAAAATAGAAGATGTAAAGTAATAGAAGAATTGCATAagctaaaaaaacatatatatatatatatatatatacaaatagatgtgatttaaaaatcaaaaagttaaaGCTACATCAGAAATAAAATCAAAGAAGAAATTCCATGGTGCTGTTCATATGGCAACACAAGGCCAAGAATCACGTTAAGTGTTTTCCATTAATAACAGAAATAGTTATGTCCCATCATCTTAGCATAAAGTTGTGACAAATAATTTCTAACTAAGGTGAGACATTCAAAACGCATGTTACCCACTTATCAAGCACATGCTACCCATAGATATCTATTTAACTTTGAGAACTTTGCAGAAATAAATATACAGAAATGGTATTTGCATTTCAGACATCGGAGTGTCATAagacaaaattataaaataaaaaatgataccTCCAAGGCGCTCTGCAACAGCACCAGTAACCATACCGCCAACCATATCGACCACAAGGACATCAGATTGTGCAGTGACATTAGCAAATGATAGAAGAAGAGACAATGTATCAACTCGTAAGAACCTGACAAACAGACATTAGCACTTGGTTAATCCCTAATAAGAAATAAGAGACTAACTCATTTGAGAAAATAATTGGGTACCCGATTCTTGCTGGATACTTCTTGAAGTACGTGTCACATATACTGAAAGGAATAAGTAAACAAGGAACATTGAAGTAAGAAACCAACAACATGATATAAACACTATATATAACTGTACCAACAACACGAAAAAGAATACAGTACTTGCATGCTATTAATAGCTCCCTAATGACAAAGGTTAGTCAAAGATTACCTCCGCGCAACGGGCCGTCTCAAGAGTACCTTCGGagcatacttcttttgtttctttagcCTGTATTTTTCCTGGAGAGAATAAACTTCAGTTTGCATATCACGTACAACCATAGTTATTAAATAAGGCGTACACTACTCACTTGTGAAAAGGATGTTTTATTCTCAAATGTTGCACTGTTGGCAATAAGAGCTTCAACTATTTCATTCCCACTCGCACCCTGTCTGGATTAAAGCTATATATAAGTCATGATAGAAAAAAAGGCACAGATCAATTACAATAAATGCATTTATACATCTTCAAGATTCCGTAATATCTAAATGTCAATTAACCAGTAAATTTGGATAAAAGGTAAGAAATTCCTACTTTAAATAATGCAATTATACCCAATAGTTTAAAATCCAATTTCAGAAGTAGCAAGTGAAGTAAATTCCAATCAGCATGTCAGACACCACATACAGGTATAAGAAATATATTTGCACAGGCATGTAACATGATATGCTAGCACATAGCACCTACAAGTATAACTGACCGAAATGTAACGACTACAAGTGAGCCTACCATGTTATGCAATCACATCATATTAACCAAAAAGGGAAATAACTGGTGGAATGCACAAACTCTCAAGAAGTAAGTTTCAAAAATTAGATTCTGATAATGAACAGACACGAGAAACTAAAAAATGACAAGCTTGGATTAAGAGCTGCCAATCCACTCCTCAGGAGACACAGAAAAGATATACATGTAAGACAAGATATTGATAAGCGTTGGTGGTATGAAAAGAGACATCATTTGCTCAATAATATAGTAAAACTTATTACTTGTCCTCTACATAAGTAAAATTCCAACTAATAAGTGACCGCTTAATGAAACTGATATATGATGCTCTAACAAGTAAAAAGTAGTCAAGTATATTGATATGGCTTCGAATGGAAATAAGTGCACGCAAGAAAGCACACTGGTAGCAAGTCTCACAATTTACGACAAATCTATTTACTTGTAGAAGAAAGACAATGAGGTCCTAACCTTCGCAATCCTTCTATATCATCACCGGTGAGTGTCTGAGCCGTATTATTATCAACCAACGCACGGTTGTCTCTTGACTCGTCCTTTGACTCACATTCCATTTTGTCTTCACTATTATTAGCTcctttcaaattcaaataaaaaagaaagaccTCAGTTTTCATATATCAAACAACAACTACGTGTTTACAATGGATTATAGACCGACCTTGTGTGGCATTGGCGGTGGAAGTGACACGAGACAAACAAGGACCATTAATTCCATTCTCGACTTGAAACAACGAACCAAACGGACACCCGATCAACGGATGAAGCGGATAATTCTTATTCCCAATTTTAACAATCCTACATacaacattacattacattccCACACATATTACTACCACTTACAACACATTCAAattcatatcatatataaaaatcatatataaataatatatatatatatatatatcgtctTACGATCCGGGGGTAAGGCGAGAGAAAAGAAGGCGATCGCCATCATTAACATCAAGCAAAACGCTGCAGCCTTCCCATGTTATTCTTCCATTGTTTACACTTTGAATTACTTCTTTtgaattattgttattagtattCATCTCAAAaagaatctaaaaaaaaaaaaaaaattgaactgatattgctattattattttattagaaattAGAACGAGTGGATTTAAAAATCTTCCACTGGAACGAATGATTGGATTCGGGGATTTAGAAGGGGAATGGATAGATAGTATGATATGAGATAAACCCTAATTAGGGTTTTAAACCAACGGCTTCTATTATCAGGTTTACAAACTTAATAAGACTTGATGTGTTTGGCTTAGCTATTTTTCTACTTTTATGCCCGTAACTTATTTGTTTCTTgcttattttttgaaataagtttaatttaaatttgAGGAAATTACCCCAACCATGgggaaataattaattttttcatCCATAGTATTCATAAATTATCATTTTAGTCTAGATAAATTTATCCCGTTAACGTTTTTGATCCAAAAAGCAAATGGATATTAATTTTACCATCACGTAACCTACACATGATAAGTATTTTAGTCCTTTACTTAACACATagaccaaaagtgtaaataataataaaaaaattaaaaactaataataacacATATTTcatcaatttatatttatatttatcactATCATAAAGGAAAAACACCATATCTaagaaaaagaaaccaaaagCGTATATGCAAACTAAAACTATCTAGtctttctatatctataatctaccTCTATCAAAAATATCACGAACTTATAATTAAGTATATTTCAAATCGTTCTAAATCTATCAAAAGTATCATGGATTTATAAAGAAGAACAGTTTTGGTGGTGCTGAAGGTTCAACGGCAGGAATGGTAGTAGTTGAAGGTTCAGTGGCGGGAACGATGCTTGTTGATGAAGGtttagatttttaaatatttgcTTCATCAAGATTACACTGGAAGATGAAAAGTAAAATTAGTAAGAGAACATATTGGATACGagagatggaaaaaaaatgtttgcttacttttgaaacaaaaagaaaacccaCCGTTCATAAAGTAAGAAGGCAGTATTACTTctattttattgtatttaactatcatttttttatgaagattttgtctagtatttcatatatattgttgttataatgttgttattaattttgtatCTAGGTTGATATAAATAATTCTTGTTg harbors:
- the LOC122605071 gene encoding tRNA (adenine(58)-N(1))-methyltransferase non-catalytic subunit trm6, giving the protein MNTNNNNSKEVIQSVNNGRITWEGCSVLLDVNDGDRLLFSRLTPGSIVKIGNKNYPLHPLIGCPFGSLFQVENGINGPCLSRVTSTANATQGANNSEDKMECESKDESRDNRALVDNNTAQTLTGDDIEGLRRQGASGNEIVEALIANSATFENKTSFSQEKYRLKKQKKYAPKVLLRRPVARSICDTYFKKYPARIGFLRVDTLSLLLSFANVTAQSDVLVVDMVGGMVTGAVAERLGGTGYVCSTYRGASPHSIEIVRMFNFGDEINKRIVRLPLAELSAPQNVDLEENGLLQDASIVDIPPNEIDESLSTRPCSLPVSMEETTVSSEDGRLSTQSQKVAPKLHKAAQPGEKAPEDAVKLWKENGFSSLIIAAPDMDAWSIVKEVLPYLAFSAPFVIYHQYLQPLATCMHNLQVEKLAIGLQITEPWLREYQVLPLRTHPHMQMSAFGGFVLSGTKIYNDKQPNK